In Thermotomaculum hydrothermale, a single genomic region encodes these proteins:
- a CDS encoding CDP-alcohol phosphatidyltransferase family protein gives MDRETPINYIKAFGIANTLTLIRMFLIPVFVISSVYGYHKFAFFTFVIAGITDFLDGFIARYTKSITDVGKILDPMADKVMLISIYVVLSLKSIGNINVIPVWLTLLIIFRDVFIAIGGVIVFFTKDVNAILPSIYGKLSTVFQILGASIILYYNAYGIRFRYMDELVYVIGFFTMLSGVMYLVKGVKSVI, from the coding sequence GTGGATAGGGAGACTCCTATAAATTACATAAAAGCATTTGGTATTGCCAATACCTTAACCCTTATCAGAATGTTTCTAATTCCAGTTTTTGTAATATCTTCTGTTTACGGTTACCACAAATTTGCTTTTTTTACCTTTGTTATTGCAGGGATTACAGATTTTTTAGACGGATTTATTGCAAGGTATACGAAAAGTATAACTGATGTAGGGAAAATTTTAGACCCGATGGCTGACAAGGTTATGCTTATTTCAATCTATGTTGTCCTTTCTTTAAAATCAATTGGGAATATAAATGTAATCCCTGTCTGGCTAACCCTTTTGATAATTTTCAGGGATGTTTTTATTGCTATTGGGGGGGTAATTGTTTTTTTTACAAAGGATGTTAATGCAATACTTCCTTCAATTTATGGGAAATTGTCAACAGTTTTTCAGATACTGGGAGCTTCAATTATCCTTTATTATAATGCATATGGAATAAGATTCAGGTATATGGATGAGCTTGTCTATGTTATAGGTTTTTTTACAATGCTTTCCGGGGTGATGTACCTTGTAAAGGGGGTTAAAAGCGTTATATGA
- a CDS encoding PhoH family protein — MAKKNFVLDTNVLLHDPKALEKFEDNDIYLPIVVIEEIDKFKKNMNELGRNARYVARFLDSLREKGRLDEGVKLGEDLGTLRIVFSRKQVDLWPQIGNPADNAILNVALELTKEKEAIGETVIFVTKDANLRIKADAVGVKSEDYKNDRVEIGELYSGEVDYYCSGSLISKIYQDGVIERPQDLELLPNQFVTLINSENPKNTALARYYKTGEFGSDVLKRIDPVDDVWGISPRNKQQTFAFELLLDPSINLVTLVGKAGTGKTLLAIASGLMQVADEDTYKRLLISRPVIPMGKDIGFLPGDVESKMGPWMKPLYDNLDFIISRNEEYSVPSYKELENQNILQVEPLTYIRGRSIPEQFIIIDEAQNLTPLEVKTIITRAGEGTKIVLTGDPYQIDNPYVDANTNGLSYLVEHFKGEPIFGHITLIKGERSYLAERAAELL; from the coding sequence ATGGCAAAAAAGAACTTTGTTCTGGATACAAATGTTTTGCTTCATGACCCTAAGGCGCTTGAGAAGTTTGAAGATAATGATATTTATCTCCCTATTGTTGTTATTGAAGAGATTGATAAGTTTAAGAAAAACATGAATGAATTAGGAAGAAACGCAAGGTATGTTGCAAGATTTCTTGACTCTTTAAGGGAAAAGGGACGGCTTGATGAGGGAGTGAAATTAGGGGAAGATTTGGGAACATTGAGGATTGTTTTTTCAAGGAAACAGGTTGATTTGTGGCCTCAAATTGGCAATCCTGCAGACAATGCAATTTTAAATGTGGCACTTGAATTGACGAAGGAGAAAGAGGCTATAGGGGAGACAGTAATTTTTGTTACTAAAGATGCAAATTTAAGAATAAAGGCAGATGCAGTTGGGGTAAAATCTGAAGATTATAAAAATGACAGGGTTGAAATAGGGGAATTGTATTCAGGTGAGGTTGATTACTATTGCAGTGGATCTTTAATTTCAAAAATTTATCAGGATGGGGTAATTGAGAGGCCTCAAGACCTTGAACTTTTACCCAATCAATTTGTAACATTGATAAACTCAGAAAATCCTAAAAATACTGCTCTTGCCAGATATTACAAAACAGGTGAGTTTGGTAGCGATGTTTTGAAAAGAATTGATCCTGTTGACGATGTTTGGGGTATAAGCCCGAGGAATAAGCAGCAGACCTTTGCATTTGAATTATTGCTTGACCCTTCTATAAACTTAGTAACTCTTGTTGGTAAGGCAGGGACAGGAAAGACTCTTCTGGCAATTGCCTCTGGTTTAATGCAGGTTGCAGACGAAGATACTTATAAAAGGCTTTTGATTTCAAGGCCTGTTATTCCTATGGGAAAGGATATTGGTTTTCTTCCCGGGGATGTTGAAAGTAAAATGGGGCCATGGATGAAACCTCTTTATGACAATTTAGATTTTATAATTTCCAGAAACGAGGAATACTCTGTTCCGTCTTATAAAGAATTGGAGAATCAAAACATTCTCCAGGTTGAACCTTTAACCTACATTAGAGGTAGAAGTATCCCTGAGCAATTTATTATTATTGACGAAGCTCAGAATTTAACCCCTCTGGAAGTTAAAACTATTATTACAAGGGCAGGAGAAGGGACAAAAATTGTGTTAACAGGTGATCCTTATCAAATAGATAACCCTTATGTTGATGCAAATACCAATGGACTTTCTTACCTTGTTGAGCACTTTAAAGGAGAGCCTATCTTTGGGCATATAACCTTAATAAAAGGGGAAAGGTCTTACCTTGCAGAAAGGGCTGCTGAATTACTTTAA